One Tripterygium wilfordii isolate XIE 37 chromosome 10, ASM1340144v1, whole genome shotgun sequence DNA segment encodes these proteins:
- the LOC120006893 gene encoding CMP-sialic acid transporter 3-like, which produces MIECRVCHSKFASPNSKTVSKAYDRHRSTVSSKTRALNILLVVGDCILVGLQPILVYMSKVDGSFKFSPMSVNFLTEAAKVVFAVVMLLLQARHKKVGDKSFLSVSTFVQAARNNVLLAVPAFLYAINNYLKFTMQLYFNPATVKMLSNMKVLVIAMLLKIIMRRRFSIIQWEALALLLIGICVNQLRSLPEGTTSLGLPVVATGAYLYTLIFVTVPSLASVYNEYALKSQFETSIYLQNLFLYGYGAIFNFLGILVTAIFKGPGSLDILRGHSKATVLLICNNAAQGILSSFFFKYADTILKKYSSTVATIFTGIASAALFGHTLTINFILGISIVFISMHQFFSPLSKIKDEQQNLGPETTDGQNNQRSKDVSFINMAAGANEDATHRVGHEHDERAPLLPI; this is translated from the exons ATGATAGAATGCAGAGTTTGTCACTCGAAATTTGCATCTCCAAATAGCAAAACGGTCTCCAAGGCCTATGACAGGCATAGGAGCACTGTCTCCTCCAAGACCCGTGCCCTCAACATTCTCTTGGTTGTTGGCGACTGCATCTTGGTTGGTCTGCAG CCGATATTGGTTTACATGTCCAAGGTTGATGGGAGTTTCAAGTTTAGTCCGATGAGTGTTAACTTTTTGACTGAGGCGGCCAAAGTTGTCTTTGCAGTTGTCATGCTCTTATTACAG GCACGACACAAGAAAGTAGGGGATAAGTCTTTTCTCTCTGTATCAACCTTTGTACAG GCGGCTCGTAACAATGTACTTCTTGCTGTTCCTGCTTTCCTATAtgcaattaataattatttgaaGTTTACAATGCAG CTTTATTTTAATCCAGCAACTGTGAAGATGCTGAGTAACATGAAG GTGTTGGTGATTGCTATGTTGCTGAAGATAATCATGAGGCGGCGATTTTCCATTATTCAG TGGGAGGCTCTTGCTTTATTGCTCATTGGAATTTGTGTGAATCAATTGCGGTCTCTACCTGAGGGCACCACCTCACTGGGTTTACCGGTTGTTGCAACTGGGGCATACTTATACACACTGATATTT GTAACTGTTCCATCTCTAGCATCAGTCTACAATGAGTATGCTTTGAAGAGCCAGTTTGAGACTAGCATTTATCTTCAG AATTTATTTCTGTACGGGTATGGTGCCATATTCAACTTCTTAGGCATCCTTGTAACTGCCATTTTCAAAG GTCCTGGGAGCTTGGATATTTTGCGAGGACATTCGAAGGCTACAGTGCTTTTGATTTGCAACAATGCAGCCCAGGGGATTTTGTCATCATTCTTTTTCAAATATGCAG ATACAATCCTGAAAAAGTATTCATCAACTGTCGCCACAATTTTTACGGGAATAGCATCTGCTGCCCTGTTTGGCCATACCCTGACCATTAACTTCATTTTGGGAATATCTATTGTGTTTATCTCGATGCACCAG TTCTTTTCACCTCTTTCAAAGATTAAGGATGAACAGCAAAATCTTGGCCCTGAAACGACGGATGGTCAGAACAACCAAAG GTCGAAGGATGTATCGTTCATAAATATGGCTGCTGGAGCAAATGAAGAT GCTACTCATCGAGTTGGACACGAACACGACGAGAGGGCACCGCTTCTTCCCATCTGA